TATGGAAGAACAAATCCACACTTCGGAAAAAGAAAGAAGAGTTTTTAGAAATTATCCGTACTCATTATAAACAGAACCAATCAGCTATACATAAAGAATTTCCTAAAAAAAGAATGGAAATGCTTGATCATGTCATTTATAACCTAGTGGCTACAGGCATCCAAGCCATTCGTTCTGAAACACTCATGAAGAAATTTAAAGTTTCTAAAAGTACGGTTTCTCGTTTTGTACGTTCGTTAAAAGCGACACCTTTTATACTTGTAGCACGTTACATTAAAGAGGATGCAACAGGTACTCACCCTGATAGCTATGTATTTATTCTTAAAAGCCATAAGAACTTTAATCGGATTTGCGACGAAATCTTTTTTGCCCATGATACAACAGGTATACAAATGGTCCAACAAGAAGAAATGACAACTCCTGTGACGCTTCCTGTGATGTGTCCAGAAAGTGCTGAAAACGTTGATACACCAATCTTAAAGGCCGATAAATCACCTGGTGCCTTTATTAACCTTGATTTACCTGTAAATCATATAAATAATCATTTAATGTCTGTTTCACAGTCATTTACCTATATCAAAGGTGTTCCTAAGAAAGTCAATCAAGTATATGCAGGTAAGTATGGTCATCAACTAAAAGACTTTTATGCTCGGATTCAAAATGCTGCAAAAACGGTAAAACGAGATACAGAGATTGATATTACCAAAGGGCAAGTACATGAAATTGCGTATACATCTATTATTGGGTTAGACAAATATGTACATGAAGCTAATCATAAAGGAAATTCCTTGTCCTTAGATAATATGTGCCAATTACTCTATAAAATTGCGAAAAACCAATTCTATCAGTTGGTGAATCCTAAAAATCAGGATTATTCATCAGTATATCCAACTCATGAGGAAGTTATACATAAAGAGGCGTCATCAACAAAATTATTTATACCAAAAAATATTATCCGTAAAGAAATCGTTCCTGATTGGTTAAAGGCTGAGCAGGATCAAGAAATGGGTACACAAGAAACAGAAGTGACATTGGAACAACAGCTTGAAGTAATCTATCTAAAGCAAGACCTAGGGCAAAAACTTACAACAGAAGAGGAATGCTTGCTGCAAGAACACTGCTCTACGTACAGTTCACTAGAAATGGCGGAACTGAAACAAGATTTAGGACAAGCATTAACACCTGAAGAGCAGGAATTGTTGAATCAACATGCTAAATTAAAGGAACCAGCTTCTTAATTTTTAAACATAACTAAAGCACAGCAAGGACTTTTACTATTTTTAACGTATTCAGTGTTTTAAGTGAGGACTTGGCAGGATTTGAACCTGCAAGACACCAAAGTTGTATAGTGTAATACGACTGGCTGCTCTACCATTGAGCTACAAGTCCACACTATAAGTATGCACATAGTCTTTGTTTATATGTACGACAGAAGAAAATGTAAAAAGTAAAGAAATCCCTTAGAAGCTAAATTATTGTTAGGATATGTTTATTTAGAATACTGTTCTAAATAATAAATAAATCTATATCTACGCAGGAGGAGCACATTATGCCACATAAAATTACGTTAACTGGATCAGCCACAGGACCACTACGAGAATACGATCGCTATGTTGCCTTTGATATGCGTGAAAAAGGGTCACCATCTGCACCTAAAGGCTTGAAGAAGAGTACGTTTATTTCGTACACGGTATTTGTTGCAAAGAAGGCTTTTAACAAAACAGGTCTCACGAAAAAAAGTATTATGCATGAAAAGATCTTAATTCAAGGAGAACCAACTTTAGACATTCCGATTGATGAATGCCCTGGTGAAGTAGGTGTAATCTGCTTCCAGATTACCGTTCTCCCAAATAAGAAAGACAAAGAAGACAATGAACCAAACGATAAAAAAGAGGCCAAACAAGAGGCTTCTGCAGCGCAACAAGAAGTTGCTGCTACTAAGCAGGCAGAAAAACCGGTAACTACTTCTCAACCTGCAGCAAATGAAGAGAAGAAAGCTGAAAAAGTACAGGCAGAAGTGAAGGAGACACCTGTTCAAGAGAAAAAGGTGGAGCCACAAAAGAAACAAATAACAAATCAGCCAAAAGGGACACAAGATCTTCTAAGTTTCGACGAAATCATCGTACCTGAAGAGTTCTTAAAGACACGTCCAAACCCTCAAAAAACACAAAAGGTCATTGATTTTGTGAAACGTACAGGGCGTCTGGATGAGCCATTAACGATTGAAAAAGGATCGAATATCTTGAAAGATGGTTATCGTCGTTATATTGTGGCCAAAACCGTTAAAATGGATAAAGTTCCAGTTATGTATGAATATCAAAAGTCATAATGTATTTCCTTGAAGCTGATCCATTGTAAGGAGATTGATAACAATTCTTGAAACACTATAACGGATGTACAGTAATAGATTCTACACCACTAACAGCCATCAATAAGAGGTGGCAAATTGAACGTTTTTTAGGCATTATTAAAAACTTTAGTGAGCATCCTTATGGTGTGTATAATATTGGTTGTTGCGAAACTTCTTTAGGAGAACAAGGCCGGAATTTTTATGATGAAGATCTCATCGGATCTGAATTAATTCCAATTGCGAAGCTAGCATGGGGAGATTATTTATGTTTGAACTTTCACTATGATAAAAACAATCCGTCTGTTGATTTTCTAGATTACGAAGAATCATATGAGTGTGATCCAGCTACATCAAAGATTGCTGATACCTTTCAAGAGTTTTTGAGTATGTTATTATCTAAGGATACAAAATAGCAGAAAATGCTATTTCGTAATGAGATCATCTACTCATTTTGATTTTCAATCATAAAAGAGGAAGTGTCGCCATGAAAAAGTGGCTTTGGATCATGTTATCCTTTGGAGTAATTTTTCTTGTATTTGTCATGAATCATTTCTTGGATAAAAGCC
This DNA window, taken from Priestia megaterium NBRC 15308 = ATCC 14581, encodes the following:
- a CDS encoding SMI1/KNR4 family protein is translated as MKHYNGCTVIDSTPLTAINKRWQIERFLGIIKNFSEHPYGVYNIGCCETSLGEQGRNFYDEDLIGSELIPIAKLAWGDYLCLNFHYDKNNPSVDFLDYEESYECDPATSKIADTFQEFLSMLLSKDTK
- a CDS encoding plasmid stabilization protein, with protein sequence MPHKITLTGSATGPLREYDRYVAFDMREKGSPSAPKGLKKSTFISYTVFVAKKAFNKTGLTKKSIMHEKILIQGEPTLDIPIDECPGEVGVICFQITVLPNKKDKEDNEPNDKKEAKQEASAAQQEVAATKQAEKPVTTSQPAANEEKKAEKVQAEVKETPVQEKKVEPQKKQITNQPKGTQDLLSFDEIIVPEEFLKTRPNPQKTQKVIDFVKRTGRLDEPLTIEKGSNILKDGYRRYIVAKTVKMDKVPVMYEYQKS